In Nymphaea colorata isolate Beijing-Zhang1983 chromosome 3, ASM883128v2, whole genome shotgun sequence, a genomic segment contains:
- the LOC116250490 gene encoding cinnamoyl-CoA reductase-like SNL6, protein MTISLPATEPKRWRNQQQKGTKLCVLDASSYVGFHLLKALLRRGYAVHAAIQTGGETEITKKIDEMSKVEEKMEVFPIDLLDYHSIHEALKGCSALFYCVDQAHGSCGYHETMVDLEVKGAINALEACVQTESIKKVIYTSSIAAGIWRENISKQIDLDEKSWSDAEFCRKKKLWYALAKTLAEKAAWALAADRMLNMVSVNAALIMGPGVSQHNSAATISYLKGAPQMYEDGLLALVDIGFLINAHVCAFESTYACGRYFCFSHLVTDEEEALNLIKALMPSITLPKRDEDKREIARPHRLRNDKLNKLLETKSS, encoded by the exons ATGACGATTTCATTACCAGCAACGGAGCCTAAAAGATGGAGAAATCAGCAGCAGAAGGGAACCAAGCTATGCGTTCTTGATGCTTCCTCTTACGTGGGTTTCCACCTCCTGAAAGCTCTTCTACGTAGAGGATATGCTGTTCATGCAGCAATTCAGACTGGTG GGGAGACGGAAATCACAAAGAAGATCGATGAGATGTCCAAGgttgaagaaaaaatggaggTCTTTCCCATAGATCTTTTGGACTATCATAGCATCCATGAGGCCTTGAAAGGCTGCTCTGCTTTGTTCTACTGTGTGGACCAAGCCCATGGTTCATGCGGATACCAC GAGACGATGGTCGACCTAGAGGTGAAAGGTGCAATCAATGCATTGGAAGCTTGTGTACAGACGGAGAGCATTAAGAAGGTGATCTACACTTCTTCCATAGCCGCAGGAATATGGAGGGAGaacatatccaaacaaattgATCTTGATGAGAAATCATGGAGCGATGCTGAGTTTTGCAGAAAGAAGAAG TTATGGTACGCCTTGGCAAAAACACTGGCAGAGAAAGCTGCCTGGGCTTTGGCCGCTGACAGGATGCTCAACATGGTTTCTGTTAATGCAGCTTTAATCATGGGACCAGGAGTTTCTCAACACAACTCTGCAGCGACAATTTCATACCTCAAAG GAGCACCTCAAATGTATGAAGATGGACTTCTAGCCCTAGTGGACATAGGCTTCCTCATCAACGCGCACGTATGTGCATTTGAAAGCACATATGCTTGTGGAAGATATTTTTGCTTCAGTCATCTTGTTActgatgaagaagaagccctCAATTTGATCAAAGCCTTGATGCCATCTATCACATTGCCGAAGAG GGATGAAGACAAAAGAGAAATTGCCCGCCCACATAGATTAAGGAATGATAAGCTGAACAAACTGCTGGAAACCAAGTCCTCTTGA
- the LOC116250489 gene encoding protein TIC 55, chloroplastic — protein sequence MASFCSPSLCTLPLSSFLQKQASYPRFLSLRNTHLSSSYFSCEPRKAVLKKILCSAISGIDRGVSADRNEGEGEEDVVIGAKEMTSEGAEERVKYNWEEEWYPLYLTDQVPDDAPVGLTVFDKQLVLYRDGKGVLRCYEDRCPHRLAKLSEGQLVDGRLECLYHGWQFEDDGRCVKIPQLPESAKIPRAACVKTYELRDSQGVIWVWMSDQVKPDDSKLPWFENFALPGFRDISSIHELPYDHSILLENLMDPAHVPISHDRVDWSAKREDAQPLRFRVTERTDRGFAGEWIKEKETNYPNILRFDAPCVLQNNRLFVDKNGKEYRFSGLFLCRPAGQGKSVLILRFGSSSQSPLVKLLPKWYLHQNQCKVFEQDMGFLSSQNEVLIKERVPTSKLYLNLKSSDTWVSEYRKWMDKVGHGMPYYFGHSTISPPKTPAVFEHAPAGLVAGLSASFPAKGGEGTKHSPNPANRYFRHVVHCKGCQSAVKAFEFWRQMLVVLAVVSAGIAVLASGRQWKTLLLLGTTVCLAAAYGCSNALGLITTNFVRNHRRI from the exons ATGGCATCCTtctgctctccctctctctgcacGCTTCCGTTATCATCCTTCCTCCAAAAACAAGCTTCTTACCCGCGATTCCTTTCTCTCAGAAACACCCACCtctcttcctcttatttttcatGCGAACCAAGAAAAGCGGTGCTTAAGAAGATTCTGTGTAGTGCAATATCGGGCATAGATCGTGGTGTCTCTGCTGACAGAAATGAAGGAGAAGGCGAAGAAGATGTCGTCATTGGTGCAAAGGAGATGACCTCTGAGGGTGCGGAAGAAAGAGTGAAGTATAACTGGGAGGAGGAATGGTATCCTCTTTACCTCACTGATCAGGTGCCTGATGATGCCCCGGTGGGGTTAACTGTGTTTGATAAGCAGCTTGTTTTGTATCGGGACGGCAAGGGCGTGCTTCGTTGCTATGAAGATCGTTGCCCACATAG ATTAGCTAAGCTCTCTGAAGGGCAATTAGTTGATGGGAGGCTGGAATGCTTATACCATGGCTGGCAGTTTGAAGATGATGGTAGATGCGTGAAGATACCTCAG CTTCCAGAAAGTGCAAAAATTCCTCGTGCTGCCTGTGTCAAAACCTATGAACTGAGAGACTCTCAGGGGGTTATTTGGGTTTGGATGTCAGACCAAGTAAAGCCAGATGATAGCAAACTACCCTGGTTTGAGAACTTTGCACTGCCCGGTTTTCGGGACATCTCTTCCATTCATGAGCTCCCATACGATCACTCTATACTCCTTGAAAATCTCATGGATCCTGCCCATGTCCCAATTTCGCATGACCGTGTAGATTGGTCTGCCAAAAGAGAGGATGCTCAACCACTACGTTTCAGAGTAACAGAGCGAACTGATAGGGGTTTTGCAGGTGAATggatcaaagagaaagaaacaaactaCCCAAATATTCTAAGATTTGATGCTCCATGTGTCCTACAGAATAACAGACTGTTTGTTGATAAAAACGGGAAGGAATATCGTTTCTCAGGACTCTTTCTTTGTCGTCCTGCTGGACAGGGGAAATCCGTTCTTATATTGAGATTTGGGTCTAGTTCACAATCACCGCTAGTGAAGTTGCTTCCAAAATGGTACCTCCATCAAAACCAGTGCAAAGTTTTCGAGCAAGATATGGGCTTCCTTTCGTCACAGAATGAGGTTCTTATCAAGGAGAGAGTTCCCACGAGCAAATTGTACCTCAACCTAAAATCTTCTGATACTTGGGTTTCTGAATATAGAAAGTGGATGGATAAAGTAGGACATGGAATGCCATATTATTTTGGCCATAGCACCATCTCACCACCTAAAACCCCTGCCGTCTTTGAGCATGCACCAGCGGGTTTGGTGGCAGGACTATCTGCTTCTTTTCCAGCAAAAGGTGGAGAAGGAACTAAACATTCTCCAAATCCAGCAAACAGATACTTCAGACATGTGGTTCACTGTAAAGGATGCCAAAGTGCAGTAAAAGCATTCGAGTTCTGGAGACAGATGCTCGTAGTTCTGGCTGTTGTTTCAGCTGGTATTGCGGTTTTGGCATCTGGAAGACAGTGGAAAACCCTCCTTCTACTTGGAACAACTGTATGTCTGGCTGCAGCCTATGGATGTTCTAATGCACTTGGTTTGATCACAACTAACTTTGTCAGGAATCACAGACGAATTTAG
- the LOC116251044 gene encoding peroxidase 18 — MERKRNTPTIHTIISPLLFILAFTSILELSISTLSFDFYAGSCPNVELLVRNTVRSAAAFDQTAPAKLLRLVFHDCMVEGCDGSVLLEGNGTERADPANASLGGFQVVDSIKNLLEFLCPGTVSCADILALAARESVMIAGGPFVRILTGRRDGRVSSISNVRPNMVDTTFSMEQMAQVFSSKGLSMEDLVTLSGAHTIGTAHCRAFGDRFGEDAKGRPIPVDSSMDRDYAEQLISQCPPNVNPDVTVNNDPATAMVFDNVYYQNLMRGRGLFHSDSELSTDGRTRDQVQFFAQNQEAFFQSWANSFVRLTNVGVKTGDEGEVRRICGAVN, encoded by the exons atggagagaaagagaaacacaCCTACCATCCATACCATCATCAGTCCGCTGTTGTTCATCCTAGCGTTCACCTCCATTTTGGAGCTCTCAATCTCCACCCTGTCCTTTGATTTCTATGCGGGATCATGTCCAAATGTAGAACTCCTAGTGAGAAATACAGTGAGATCAGCAGCTGCCTTTGATCAGACGGCTCCCGCTAAACTCCTACGCCTGGTCTTCCATGACTGCATGGTTGAG GGCTGCGATGGTTCTGTACTTCTGGAAGGGAACGGCACAGAGAGGGCTGACCCTGCAAATGCATCATTAGGGGGTTTTCAAGTAGTGGATTCCATAAAGAACCTGCTTGAATTTCTATGTCCGGGGACTGTTTCTTGTGCAGATATTCTTGCTTTAGCTGCCAGGGAGAGTGTCATGATT GCTGGAGGGCCTTTTGTTAGGATCTTAACAGGAAGGAGAGATGGCAGGGTTTCTTCTATCTCCAATGTGAGACCCAACATGGTGGACACCACTTTTAGCATGGAGCAGATGGCCCaagttttttcttcaaaaggaCTGTCTATGGAAGACCTCGTAACCCTCTCAG GAGCACACACCATAGGGACTGCTCACTGTCGTGCCTTCGGCGACCGATTCGGGGAGGATGCCAAGGGAAGACCCATTCCTGTGGACTCTTCCATGGACAGGGACTATGCAGAACAGCTGATCAGCCAATGCCCTCCCAATGTGAACCCAGATGTAACGGTCAACAACGACCCTGCAACAGCCATGGTCTTTGACAACGTTTACTACCAAAATTTGATGAGGGGAAGAGGGCTGTTCCACTCGGACTCAGAGCTCTCCACTGATGGAAGGACGAGGGACCAAGTTCAATTCTTCGCTCAAAACCAGGAAGCTTTCTTTCAGAGCTGGGCCAACTCATTCGTGAGGCTCACTAATGTGGGTGTGAAGACTGGGGATGAAGGTGAAGTAAGGAGGATATGCGGTGCTGTCAACTGA
- the LOC116250284 gene encoding ubiquitin receptor RAD23b-like isoform X2: MKLTVKTLKGSHFEINVQPNDTVIAVKKQIEEIQGKDNFPYAQQLLIHSGKVLKDETTLEDNKVSEDSFLVVMLSKSKSSGQGGTSSIQSSAPSSVPPAPASVPPAPASVPPAPTPLPVPQTPSEEVAPSSAAVSDRATEVTADPYGQAASNLVAGNNLEETIQQLIDMGGGSWDRETVTRALRAAYNNPERAVDYLYSGIPATAEVAVSVAGVPSSQAGSQAATAPTDAGATGNAPPSGGPNASPLNLFPQGQGAPGLGTTGAGGSSLDFLRNNPQFLALRSMVQANPQILQPMLQELSKQNPQLLRLIQEHQAEFLQLINEPLEGSEGDIFEQLEQDMPQSISVTPEEREAIERLEAMGFDRALVIEAFLACDKNEELAVNYLLENAGDYED; the protein is encoded by the exons ATGAAGTTGACCGTGAAGACATTGAAAGGAAGCCATTTCGAGATTAATGTTCAACCCAATGATACG GTTATCGCCGTTAAGAAGCAGATAGAAGAAATACAAGGGAAAGATAACTTTCCATATGCGCAGCAGTTGCTGATTCATAGTGGCAAGGTCTTGAAAGATGAGACAACTTTGGAAGACAATAAAGTTAGTGAAGATAGTTTCCTGGTTGTGATGCTCAGTAAG AGTAAATCCTCTGGGCAAGGTGGAACCTCGTCGATTCAG TCTTCGGCACCAAGTTCTGTTCCTCCTGCTCCTGCTTCTGTTCCTCCTGCTCCTGCTTCTGTTCCTCCTGCTCCCACTCCATTGCCTGTGCCACAAACCCCTTCAGAAGAAGT GGCCCCTTCAAGCGCAGCAGTTTCTGATAGAGCCACCGA GGTGACTGCTGATCCATATGGTCAGGCTGCCTCAAACTTGGTTGCAGGTAATAATCTTGAGGAAACGATTCAGCAATTGATTGACATGGGTGGAGGCAGCTGGGACAGGGAGACTGTTACACGTGCACTTCGTGCTGCTTATAACAATCCTGAACGAGCTGTTGACTATTTATATTCT GGCATTCCAGCGACGGCAGAAGTTGCTGTGTCTGTGGCTGGTGTTCCTTCAAGCCAAGCAGGAAGTCAAGCGGCAACTGCTCCCACAGATGCTGGCGCTACAGGAAATGCACCCCCTTCTGGAGGGCCTAATGCATCTCCACTGAACTTGTTTCCTCAG GGACAAGGTGCTCCTGGACTTGGAACAACTGGTGCTGGGGGTAGTTCTCTAGATTTCCTCCGGAATAACCCACAG TTCTTAGCTTTACGATCCATGGTCCAGGCAAATCCGCAGATTTTACAG CCTATGCTTCAAGAGCTAAGTAAGCAGAACCCACAGCTTCTAAGGCTGATCCAGGAGCACCAGGCTGAGTTCCTTCAGTTGATTAATGAGCCACTAGAAGGATCTGAAGG AGATATATTTGAACAGCTCGAGCAGGACATGCCCCAGTCAATAAGTGTTACGCCCGAGGAGAGGGAGGCTATTGAACGA CTTGAAGCAATGGGGTTCGACAGGGCACTCGTCATTGAGGCATTTTTGGCATGTGACAAGAATGAGGAACTTGCAGTGAACTATTTGTTAGAAAATGCTGGTGACTATGAAGATTGA
- the LOC116250284 gene encoding ubiquitin receptor RAD23b-like isoform X1, with protein MKLTVKTLKGSHFEINVQPNDTVIAVKKQIEEIQGKDNFPYAQQLLIHSGKVLKDETTLEDNKVSEDSFLVVMLSKSKSSGQGGTSSIQLEQSSAPSSVPPAPASVPPAPASVPPAPTPLPVPQTPSEEVAPSSAAVSDRATEVTADPYGQAASNLVAGNNLEETIQQLIDMGGGSWDRETVTRALRAAYNNPERAVDYLYSGIPATAEVAVSVAGVPSSQAGSQAATAPTDAGATGNAPPSGGPNASPLNLFPQGQGAPGLGTTGAGGSSLDFLRNNPQFLALRSMVQANPQILQPMLQELSKQNPQLLRLIQEHQAEFLQLINEPLEGSEGDIFEQLEQDMPQSISVTPEEREAIERLEAMGFDRALVIEAFLACDKNEELAVNYLLENAGDYED; from the exons ATGAAGTTGACCGTGAAGACATTGAAAGGAAGCCATTTCGAGATTAATGTTCAACCCAATGATACG GTTATCGCCGTTAAGAAGCAGATAGAAGAAATACAAGGGAAAGATAACTTTCCATATGCGCAGCAGTTGCTGATTCATAGTGGCAAGGTCTTGAAAGATGAGACAACTTTGGAAGACAATAAAGTTAGTGAAGATAGTTTCCTGGTTGTGATGCTCAGTAAG AGTAAATCCTCTGGGCAAGGTGGAACCTCGTCGATTCAG CTGGAACAGTCTTCGGCACCAAGTTCTGTTCCTCCTGCTCCTGCTTCTGTTCCTCCTGCTCCTGCTTCTGTTCCTCCTGCTCCCACTCCATTGCCTGTGCCACAAACCCCTTCAGAAGAAGT GGCCCCTTCAAGCGCAGCAGTTTCTGATAGAGCCACCGA GGTGACTGCTGATCCATATGGTCAGGCTGCCTCAAACTTGGTTGCAGGTAATAATCTTGAGGAAACGATTCAGCAATTGATTGACATGGGTGGAGGCAGCTGGGACAGGGAGACTGTTACACGTGCACTTCGTGCTGCTTATAACAATCCTGAACGAGCTGTTGACTATTTATATTCT GGCATTCCAGCGACGGCAGAAGTTGCTGTGTCTGTGGCTGGTGTTCCTTCAAGCCAAGCAGGAAGTCAAGCGGCAACTGCTCCCACAGATGCTGGCGCTACAGGAAATGCACCCCCTTCTGGAGGGCCTAATGCATCTCCACTGAACTTGTTTCCTCAG GGACAAGGTGCTCCTGGACTTGGAACAACTGGTGCTGGGGGTAGTTCTCTAGATTTCCTCCGGAATAACCCACAG TTCTTAGCTTTACGATCCATGGTCCAGGCAAATCCGCAGATTTTACAG CCTATGCTTCAAGAGCTAAGTAAGCAGAACCCACAGCTTCTAAGGCTGATCCAGGAGCACCAGGCTGAGTTCCTTCAGTTGATTAATGAGCCACTAGAAGGATCTGAAGG AGATATATTTGAACAGCTCGAGCAGGACATGCCCCAGTCAATAAGTGTTACGCCCGAGGAGAGGGAGGCTATTGAACGA CTTGAAGCAATGGGGTTCGACAGGGCACTCGTCATTGAGGCATTTTTGGCATGTGACAAGAATGAGGAACTTGCAGTGAACTATTTGTTAGAAAATGCTGGTGACTATGAAGATTGA